One segment of Gopherus flavomarginatus isolate rGopFla2 chromosome 8, rGopFla2.mat.asm, whole genome shotgun sequence DNA contains the following:
- the ARL14 gene encoding ADP-ribosylation factor-like protein 14 — protein sequence MGLLSSKHSKVKPAKVLMLGLDSAGKSTLLYKLKFNDVFLTLPTIGFNVEMIETGQNIAITIWDVGGQQKMRTFWCNYFENADGLVYVVDSTDKQRLEDSKKEFELLLKNEFLKNVPIVLLANKQDLPGALNAEEITRKFNMQKHCSDRNWYVQPCCAITGEGLAEAFQRITAFAKNCKKSREEAFTIFRQDEKL from the coding sequence ATGGGTCTGCTGAGTTCCAAACACTCCAAAGTCAAACCAGCTAAGGTATTAATGCTAGGACTCGATTCAGCCGGGAAATCTACACTATTGTACAAGTTAAAGTTTAATGATGTTTTCCTAACACTCCCAACAATCGGTTTTAACGTGGAGATGATTGAAACAGGGCAAAATATTGCTATAACAATCTGGGATGTTGGCGGGCAACAGAAAATGAGGACATTTTGGTGCAATTACTTTGAAAATGCAGATGGCCTAGTGTACGTTGTGGACAGCACTGATAAGCAACGTCTGGAAGATTCAAAGAAAGAATTTGAACTTCTCTTAAAGAATGAATTTCTAAAGAATGTGCCTATTGTTTTGTTAGCTAACAAGCAGGATCTTCCTGGAGCTTTGAACGCTGAGGAAATAACCAGGAAATTCAACATGCAGAAACATTGCAGTGATAGAAATTGGTATGTACAGCCTTGTTGTGCGATCACTGGGGAAGGTCTGGCAGAAGCATTCCAGAGAATAACAGCATTTGCAAAAAACTGCAAAAAATCAAGAGAAGAAGCTTTTACAATTTTCAGGCAAGATGAAAAGTTGTAA